A single genomic interval of Falsibacillus albus harbors:
- the prpE gene encoding bis(5'-nucleosyl)-tetraphosphatase PrpE: MKIDIIGDIHGCMKEFETLTEQMGYKWEKDLPVHEDDRLLGFVGDLTDRGPDSLEVIQTVWKLWKKGQALFAPGNHCNKLYRYLNGNNVQITHGLETTVAEFDALTISNRNDIAAMFMELYEESPLYHVLDNGKLIIAHAGIKEDDIGKYSKKVKTFVLYGDITGEKHPDGSPVRRDWAKHYQGSAWIVYGHTPVKEARLINRTINIDTGAVFGGSLTSVRYPEMNLYNVPSSMPYVKEKFRTFD, from the coding sequence ATGAAAATCGACATCATTGGAGACATCCACGGATGCATGAAAGAGTTTGAAACGCTGACTGAACAAATGGGCTACAAATGGGAAAAAGATCTTCCTGTGCATGAGGATGATAGACTGCTCGGTTTTGTAGGTGATCTAACCGATCGCGGTCCCGACTCGCTTGAAGTAATCCAAACCGTTTGGAAACTATGGAAAAAAGGGCAGGCTTTGTTTGCTCCTGGCAACCACTGCAACAAGCTTTACCGATATTTGAATGGGAATAATGTACAAATCACACACGGGCTGGAAACAACAGTCGCAGAGTTTGATGCTTTGACAATATCAAACAGAAACGACATTGCGGCAATGTTCATGGAATTATATGAGGAATCCCCATTATACCATGTTTTAGATAATGGGAAATTGATAATAGCTCATGCGGGTATAAAAGAAGATGATATCGGAAAGTATAGCAAAAAAGTTAAAACATTTGTTCTTTATGGAGATATTACAGGAGAAAAGCATCCGGATGGGTCTCCTGTGAGAAGGGATTGGGCCAAACATTACCAAGGCAGCGCCTGGATTGTTTACGGCCACACCCCTGTGAAAGAAGCAAGGCTCATCAACCGTACCATAAACATTGATACAGGCGCCGTTTTCGGAGGCAGCCTGACATCCGTTCGATATCCAGAAATGAACCTTTACAACGTCCCTTCCTCCATGCCATACGTAAAAGAAAAATTCCGGACATTTGACTAA
- a CDS encoding DinB family protein — translation MDEIMLDQIRNDLLKSFSDVQVEKLNEQPEEGKWSIAQVVLHLAGAEKRFLQAAFKAVEEKKISYPKKVDLSVFDDPEVKMKAPIDPKDDYQTKADLVEALSNSRALTKDFLSRFSEGELEGYCLDHHRFGEMPAWQIFELLGRHERHHINQINQIKQAVR, via the coding sequence ATGGACGAAATAATGCTGGATCAAATCAGAAATGATTTATTGAAGAGCTTCTCCGATGTTCAGGTTGAAAAGCTGAATGAGCAGCCAGAGGAAGGAAAATGGAGCATTGCCCAAGTGGTGCTGCATCTTGCAGGAGCGGAAAAAAGGTTCCTGCAGGCAGCATTCAAAGCTGTCGAGGAAAAGAAAATCTCCTACCCTAAAAAGGTAGATCTTTCTGTTTTTGATGACCCAGAGGTGAAAATGAAGGCACCGATTGACCCCAAAGATGATTATCAAACCAAAGCGGATTTAGTCGAAGCATTATCGAATTCGCGTGCCTTGACAAAAGACTTTTTGTCAAGGTTCAGTGAAGGAGAATTGGAAGGCTATTGTTTGGATCATCATCGTTTCGGTGAGATGCCGGCTTGGCAAATATTTGAATTGCTGGGCAGGCATGAACGGCACCATATAAATCAAATTAACCAAATAAAACAAGCTGTCCGATAA
- a CDS encoding NAD kinase: MKFAITSKGDSKSNALMHKMRTYLQDFNLEYDEDQPDIVISVGGDGTLLYAFHRYSSRLDRTAFVGVHTGHLGFYADWVPEEIEKLVIAIAKTPYQVIEYPLLEVIIRYQHGGKETRYLGLNESTVKAVEGTLVMDVEIRGQHFERFRGDGLCVSTPSGSTAYNKALGGAIIHPSLPAIQLAEMASINNKVFRTIGSPLILPAHHTCMLKPVNKTDFLITIDHLTLLHKDVKSIQFRVADERIRFARFRPFPFWKRVHDSFVAD; encoded by the coding sequence ATGAAATTTGCTATCACGTCAAAAGGGGATTCCAAATCAAACGCACTGATGCATAAAATGCGGACCTATTTACAGGATTTTAATTTGGAATACGACGAAGACCAGCCGGATATCGTCATATCAGTCGGAGGGGATGGGACGCTCTTATATGCCTTCCACCGTTATAGCTCCCGTTTAGATCGAACGGCTTTTGTCGGTGTTCATACCGGGCACCTCGGTTTTTACGCTGATTGGGTGCCTGAAGAAATTGAAAAATTGGTCATTGCGATTGCCAAAACACCATATCAAGTGATCGAATATCCGCTTCTCGAGGTCATTATCCGCTACCAGCATGGCGGGAAGGAAACGAGGTACCTTGGATTGAATGAGTCTACTGTGAAAGCGGTCGAAGGAACATTAGTGATGGATGTGGAAATCAGGGGCCAGCATTTTGAAAGATTTCGCGGCGACGGATTATGTGTATCGACGCCTTCAGGAAGTACTGCCTATAACAAAGCCCTTGGCGGAGCGATCATCCATCCTTCGCTGCCTGCCATCCAGTTGGCTGAGATGGCCTCAATCAATAATAAAGTCTTTCGTACAATCGGATCGCCGCTCATTTTACCAGCACATCATACGTGCATGCTAAAGCCGGTCAACAAAACTGATTTCTTGATAACGATCGATCATTTAACACTTTTGCATAAGGATGTAAAATCGATTCAGTTCAGGGTTGCAGATGAACGGATCCGCTTCGCCAGGTTCCGCCCGTTCCCGTTCTGGAAACGAGTACACGATTCGTTTGTCGCGGATTAA
- the fabI gene encoding enoyl-ACP reductase FabI, producing the protein MNLSLENKSFIVMGVANKRSIAWGIARSLHEAGANLVFTYAGERLEKSVRDLASSLNPEYMVIPCDVTNDEEIEKSFADIKAKVGAVHGIAHCIAFAKKEELNGEYMNTTRDGFLMAQNISSYSLTAVAKAAQKLELMNQGGSIVTLTYLGGERVLENYNVMGVAKASLEASVRYLASDLGKYGVRVNSISAGPIRTLSAKGVSDFNSILKQIEERAPLRRTTTPEEVGDTALFLFSDLARGITGENIHVDSGYHILG; encoded by the coding sequence ATGAACCTTTCTTTAGAAAATAAATCATTTATCGTGATGGGTGTTGCAAACAAAAGGAGCATTGCTTGGGGCATTGCAAGATCATTGCATGAAGCCGGAGCAAATTTAGTTTTTACATATGCAGGTGAACGCCTGGAAAAAAGCGTGCGTGATCTAGCATCAAGTCTGAATCCTGAATATATGGTCATCCCTTGTGATGTGACGAATGATGAAGAAATCGAAAAAAGCTTTGCCGACATTAAAGCAAAAGTCGGCGCCGTTCATGGGATTGCCCATTGCATCGCATTTGCCAAAAAAGAAGAATTAAATGGCGAGTATATGAATACAACACGTGATGGCTTCCTTATGGCGCAGAATATCAGCTCTTATTCTTTGACTGCCGTTGCGAAGGCAGCGCAGAAGCTTGAACTCATGAATCAAGGCGGAAGCATTGTTACATTGACTTATCTTGGCGGAGAGCGTGTCCTTGAAAACTACAATGTCATGGGTGTTGCCAAAGCATCCCTTGAAGCTAGCGTACGCTATTTAGCCAGTGATTTAGGCAAATATGGAGTTCGCGTGAATTCCATTTCGGCTGGTCCGATCCGTACACTTTCTGCTAAAGGGGTAAGTGACTTCAACTCCATCCTAAAGCAGATTGAAGAACGTGCTCCGCTCCGCAGAACGACGACTCCTGAAGAAGTCGGTGATACTGCTCTTTTCCTATTCAGCGATTTGGCTAGAGGGATCACTGGAGAAAATATTCATGTCGATTCAGGGTATCACATATTAGGATAA
- a CDS encoding RluA family pseudouridine synthase: MSKVYKISWEIKHEDAAKKIKQFLSEQNISKRALTDIKFAGGKITVNGEEVNVRYVLKEKDVLNVEFPVEIHSDGLVAETLPLNIVYEDDDVMVIDKQPYMNTIPSREHPKGSLANALLSYYKENGISSTIHIVTRLDRDTSGLLLVAKHRFVHHLLSNQQQKRLIQRTYQAVVEGIPTPLEETIDAPIGRKKTSIIEREVTWDGRPAVTHYKVLHANERMSLVQLNLETGRTHQIRVHMTYKGHPLIGDDLYGGNTELLQRQALHCTELSFFHPFQEKTLTFRSRLPKDLESLIGSNFEDV; this comes from the coding sequence ATGTCAAAAGTATATAAGATCTCGTGGGAAATTAAGCACGAAGACGCTGCCAAGAAAATTAAGCAATTTCTTTCAGAACAAAACATCTCCAAGCGTGCATTGACTGATATTAAATTTGCCGGTGGGAAAATCACGGTTAATGGCGAAGAAGTAAATGTCAGATATGTATTGAAGGAAAAAGATGTGCTGAACGTCGAGTTTCCGGTTGAAATTCACAGTGATGGACTTGTGGCAGAAACGCTTCCATTGAATATTGTCTATGAAGATGATGATGTAATGGTCATCGACAAGCAGCCATATATGAATACGATTCCTTCTCGGGAGCATCCGAAGGGGAGTTTGGCAAATGCCCTGCTTAGCTATTATAAGGAGAATGGAATTTCATCAACTATACATATCGTGACAAGGCTCGATCGCGATACCTCTGGCCTCCTCCTTGTGGCAAAGCATCGGTTTGTCCATCATTTGCTGTCAAATCAGCAGCAGAAAAGGCTCATTCAACGAACATATCAAGCTGTGGTGGAAGGGATCCCTACACCGCTTGAAGAAACGATAGATGCCCCGATTGGAAGGAAAAAAACAAGCATCATTGAAAGGGAAGTCACATGGGATGGCCGGCCGGCAGTCACTCATTACAAGGTGCTGCATGCAAATGAACGGATGTCACTGGTCCAGCTGAATCTTGAAACCGGGAGGACCCATCAAATAAGGGTCCATATGACATATAAAGGGCACCCCCTTATCGGCGATGATTTATACGGCGGCAATACAGAGCTGCTTCAAAGGCAGGCACTCCATTGTACTGAATTGTCCTTTTTTCATCCATTCCAGGAAAAGACTTTGACCTTCCGATCAAGATTGCCGAAGGACCTGGAATCATTGATCGGCTCTAATTTCGAAGATGTATAA
- the mgtE gene encoding magnesium transporter, whose protein sequence is MGQGQAQENTEISFPYLIESLQNHELDQFRHEFMTLHSYDQAQFFLKVDKGLRTVIYQFLSPEEMADIFENIEIDEEDYQSILTEMDLEYASSMLANMYADDAVDVLNELEKEQVATYLTIMDEEAAEEIKELLHYEEYTAGSIMTTEFVAISANQTVRSAMFILKNEAPNAETIYYVYVVDEERRLAGVISLRDLIVSDDETMIHEIMYSKVVSVSVGEDQEAVAKKMKDYNFLAVPVVDFQNHLLGIITVDDIIDVLDEEASDDYSKLAGVTDMDTVDRNPFSAAKKRLPWLIVLLFLGMFTASLIGRFEDTLNKVAILAVFIPLIGGMSGNTGTQALAVVVRGIATGDLEKESKWKLVAREAGTGIITGTCCGLLVSVIVYVWQGSIYLGMLVGFSIVASLFVATLAGALVPLLMHKLKIDPAVASGPFITTINDIISVLIYFGMATIFMDYLI, encoded by the coding sequence ATGGGGCAAGGTCAAGCACAAGAGAACACAGAAATATCTTTTCCTTATTTGATTGAGTCATTGCAAAACCATGAATTGGACCAATTCAGGCATGAATTCATGACCCTGCACTCGTATGACCAAGCACAGTTCTTCTTAAAGGTGGATAAAGGTCTTAGAACGGTCATTTATCAATTCCTCTCCCCTGAAGAAATGGCCGATATCTTTGAAAATATTGAGATCGACGAAGAAGATTATCAAAGCATATTGACTGAAATGGACTTGGAGTATGCTTCTTCCATGCTCGCCAATATGTACGCCGACGATGCTGTCGATGTATTAAATGAATTGGAAAAGGAACAAGTTGCTACATATTTAACGATTATGGATGAAGAGGCTGCGGAAGAAATAAAGGAATTGCTTCATTACGAAGAATATACTGCAGGTAGTATCATGACGACAGAATTCGTCGCAATTTCTGCCAATCAAACTGTCCGTTCGGCTATGTTCATATTGAAAAACGAAGCACCGAATGCCGAAACGATCTATTATGTTTATGTAGTCGATGAAGAGAGAAGGCTGGCCGGAGTCATTTCCCTCCGCGATTTAATCGTCAGCGATGATGAAACGATGATTCATGAAATCATGTATAGTAAAGTAGTTTCGGTCTCTGTAGGTGAGGATCAAGAGGCTGTCGCAAAAAAAATGAAGGATTATAACTTTTTGGCTGTCCCTGTAGTGGACTTTCAGAACCATCTGTTGGGAATCATTACCGTCGATGACATCATTGATGTACTGGATGAAGAAGCATCTGATGATTATTCGAAATTGGCTGGTGTGACGGATATGGATACGGTTGATCGAAATCCTTTTTCCGCGGCTAAAAAGCGTCTTCCATGGCTGATTGTTTTGTTGTTTTTGGGAATGTTTACAGCAAGTCTCATTGGCAGGTTTGAAGATACGTTGAACAAAGTGGCCATATTGGCAGTATTCATCCCATTGATCGGCGGGATGTCGGGGAATACGGGAACCCAGGCCCTGGCAGTTGTCGTGAGAGGGATTGCGACCGGAGACTTGGAAAAGGAAAGTAAATGGAAATTGGTGGCTCGGGAAGCCGGCACGGGGATTATCACGGGTACATGCTGTGGACTGCTCGTATCGGTGATCGTTTATGTTTGGCAAGGAAGCATTTACCTTGGCATGCTCGTTGGCTTTTCCATTGTTGCTTCATTGTTTGTGGCTACTTTGGCAGGAGCTTTGGTGCCGCTTCTGATGCATAAGTTAAAAATCGATCCTGCAGTTGCATCGGGTCCATTCATTACGACGATCAATGACATCATTTCCGTTTTAATATACTTTGGCATGGCTACAATTTTTATGGATTATTTAATATAG
- a CDS encoding monovalent cation:proton antiporter family protein, which translates to MEQHASVASLVIVILAAFITPILLHRLKLNFIPVVVAEILVGLLLGKSGFNLVTQDMWLGTLSTLGFIFLMFLSGVEIDFSAFKGSQKRETLPNGKLEPNRFLVAIVIFSGIFVVSLGLSYLFVLFGLIHNAFLMTLIISTISLGVVVPTLKEEHLMNTGIGQIILLIAVIADLATMILLSVFVSLNDKAQGNMWLLLILFVAGVILYFVGKRFQDRKIFEKMSAGTIQIGTRAVFTLIILLVALSESVGAENILGAFLAGVLVSLLSPNQEMIHKLDSFGYGFLIPIFFVMVGVDLDLWTLLSDKKMLLLIPLLMIAFLISKFIPVYALKKWYDSKTVIASAFLLTSTLSLVIAAAKIAERLDIITNEISGTLILVAVITCVITPIFFKKYFPKENAEPTKIRVAFVGANQLTLPVSRELESSLYSPILYHTKMEKSDKQISDSLFEVHEIDNYHMDTLITEGLFTADIAVFSTGDEEMNAMLAIAAKDQGVDRVITLVESPDLEENLIDHDVEIFSAMLSNKTLLRGLIESPNLINILTNQETSLYEIKMMNIQFDGMTLREFPFTGDIIFVRIFRGKDSIVPHGDTELLMNDRLIVTGSKKYVDELKRELEFCEVC; encoded by the coding sequence GTGGAGCAGCATGCGTCTGTAGCATCACTTGTTATTGTCATCTTGGCGGCGTTTATTACACCGATTCTTTTGCACCGCTTAAAATTGAACTTCATTCCAGTCGTTGTGGCGGAGATCCTTGTAGGCTTATTGCTTGGGAAGTCGGGATTCAACCTGGTCACACAGGATATGTGGCTTGGCACTTTGTCAACGCTGGGATTTATTTTTCTAATGTTCCTGAGCGGTGTTGAAATTGACTTTTCGGCATTTAAAGGCAGCCAAAAAAGAGAAACCCTGCCGAACGGAAAATTGGAACCAAATCGTTTTCTTGTCGCCATTGTCATATTCAGCGGTATATTTGTTGTTTCACTTGGATTGTCTTATTTATTCGTATTGTTTGGTTTAATACACAATGCATTCCTGATGACACTCATCATTTCAACAATCTCACTTGGGGTCGTTGTTCCGACATTAAAAGAAGAACATTTAATGAATACCGGTATCGGGCAAATCATATTGCTTATCGCCGTCATCGCCGACCTGGCAACTATGATCCTGCTTTCCGTCTTTGTATCATTGAATGATAAAGCTCAAGGGAATATGTGGCTTCTGCTCATCCTGTTTGTGGCAGGTGTCATCCTCTATTTTGTCGGCAAAAGATTCCAAGACCGAAAAATCTTTGAGAAAATGTCAGCAGGGACAATTCAAATTGGTACGAGAGCTGTATTTACATTGATCATTTTGCTCGTAGCTTTGTCTGAATCAGTCGGTGCTGAAAATATATTGGGTGCCTTTCTGGCTGGTGTGCTGGTGTCCCTTTTATCGCCGAATCAGGAAATGATCCATAAACTTGACTCTTTCGGCTATGGGTTCCTGATTCCGATTTTCTTTGTGATGGTAGGGGTCGACCTTGATTTATGGACGTTATTGAGCGATAAAAAAATGCTTCTTTTAATTCCCTTGCTGATGATCGCTTTTTTGATATCCAAGTTCATCCCTGTATACGCATTGAAGAAGTGGTATGATTCCAAGACGGTCATTGCATCTGCATTTTTATTGACATCCACATTATCATTGGTCATAGCAGCAGCAAAGATCGCTGAGAGACTGGACATCATTACAAATGAAATCAGTGGTACGTTGATCTTGGTTGCCGTCATCACATGTGTAATCACACCTATTTTCTTTAAAAAATACTTTCCTAAGGAAAATGCGGAACCAACGAAAATAAGAGTGGCATTTGTCGGAGCGAACCAGCTTACACTTCCCGTTTCAAGAGAGCTTGAATCATCTCTATACAGCCCTATCTTATATCATACAAAGATGGAAAAATCGGATAAGCAAATTTCAGATTCCTTATTTGAAGTGCACGAAATCGACAATTATCATATGGATACCTTAATTACTGAAGGTCTTTTTACAGCTGATATTGCCGTATTTTCTACTGGAGATGAAGAAATGAATGCGATGCTTGCCATCGCAGCCAAGGATCAAGGAGTCGACCGAGTCATCACTTTGGTGGAAAGTCCGGATTTGGAAGAGAACCTGATCGACCATGATGTAGAGATCTTTTCTGCTATGCTGTCCAATAAAACTTTGTTAAGAGGTTTAATCGAATCACCGAATTTAATCAATATTTTAACCAACCAGGAAACCTCATTGTACGAAATAAAAATGATGAACATTCAATTTGACGGAATGACGCTTCGTGAATTTCCTTTCACTGGTGATATCATATTTGTCCGTATTTTCAGAGGGAAGGATTCCATCGTGCCCCATGGAGATACTGAATTATTAATGAATGACCGCTTGATTGTCACGGGATCAAAGAAATATGTCGATGAGCTGAAACGTGAACTTGAGTTTTGTGAAGTGTGTTAA